A single Anopheles maculipalpis chromosome 3RL, idAnoMacuDA_375_x, whole genome shotgun sequence DNA region contains:
- the LOC126560564 gene encoding LOW QUALITY PROTEIN: uncharacterized protein LOC126560564 (The sequence of the model RefSeq protein was modified relative to this genomic sequence to represent the inferred CDS: inserted 2 bases in 1 codon; substituted 1 base at 1 genomic stop codon), which yields MLRSVSKTSDXHAMTTFPVLGYIVXVRPSRQTISSSGNNTMQHIILWLSVLISIANGVFVVEVNRLFKSCGNPRKAAPFPLDFSKMQLYLAEDERLVMNGEVKFTQHIYPPWGVSIYTHKLDHGEWHPTPYTKNAFNLCLEMHASTEIWYPVTKHLNQTSCPYRKGHVEKFDMVDMGSFGFDDVLGDLVGEWRVFVDFSLGTVPHKVQISCIMNEISILEH from the exons ATGCTCCGATCGGTATCGAAAACTAGCGACTAGCACGCAATGACCACTTTCCCGGTGCTAGGTTACATCGT CGTACGTCCTTCACGGCAGACGATTTCTTCCAGTGGAAACAACACCATGCAGCACATCATTCTCTGGCTTTCCGTTCTGATCAGTATTGCAAAC GGCGTTTTTGTAGTGGAAGTTAATAGACTGTTTAAGAGCTGCGGCAACCCACGGAAGGCCGCACCATTCCCGTTGGATTTCTCCAAGATGCAGTTATATCTTGCCGAGGACGAACGGCTCGTCATGAATGGAGAGGTTAAATTTACTCAGCACATCTATCCACCGTGGGGC GTATCGATATACACCCATAAGCTAGATCATGGCGAATGGCACCCAACGCCGTACACCAAGAATGCGTTTAATCTCTGCTTGGAAATGCACGCCAGTACCGAAATTTGGTATCCAGTTACGAAGCACTTGAACCAAACGAGCTGTCCTTACCGGAAGGGG CACGTGGAAAAGTTCGATATGGTCGATATGGGAAGCTTCGGGTTTGATGATGTGTTGGGTGATCTTGTTGGGGAATGGAGAGTGTTCGTTGATTTCAGTTTAGGAACGGTTCCACACAAGGTGCAAATTTCCTGCATTATGAATGAAATTTCCATACTGGAACACTGA